In a single window of the Rhineura floridana isolate rRhiFlo1 chromosome 3, rRhiFlo1.hap2, whole genome shotgun sequence genome:
- the PDE12 gene encoding 2',5'-phosphodiesterase 12, with protein MWRLLWGTLRALPGPRRRQRRLSIRGPASGALPAMERAVVRCVPTEPKLSVSFVLGDGSARHMQRDQAEPLGRALVRIANNAGKGHAKAAKKSKKARAEAEAGASLPPPLPPTVCLFSQDGEAVAEDVPNAEAWQDGAVLQIGEARYRVERNPPALTELQLPRSLLAGFPVCPKVRTEFGSPHDCLFRWYQEQKAEPAVGSAALGDEGGGWVEASGGAERVFTPSNAHIGRRLKLVCTPGNSQRRYGLAREMESSGPVEAGPGACTFDARHLYTKKVTGPGLIRTVTYNILADIYAQTELSRTVLYPYCAPYSLELDYRQNLLKKELVGYSADIICLQEVDKSVFTDSLGPALDAFGLEGLFKLKEKQHEGLAIFYRRDKFSLLSQHDIALNQALLEDPLHRELRDKLAPYPEVQDKVQQRSSVLQVSVLQSTSDSSRKICVANTHLYWHPKGGNIRLIQAAVALSHIRHVTHDIYPTTPVIFCGDFNSTPSSGTYSFISCGSIAEDHEDWGSNGEEQRCTVSLAHPFRLKSGCGEPAYTNYVGGFHGCLDYIFIDADALEVEQVIPLPSHEEVTTHQALPSVSHPSDHIALICDLKWK; from the exons ATGTGGCGCCTGCTGTGGGGCACGCTGAGAGCCCTTCCCGGCCCGAGAAGGAGGCAGCGGCGATTGAGTATTCGGGGTCCCGCTAGCGGCGCGCTTCCCGCCATGGAGCGGGCCGTGGTGCGCTGCGTCCCAACCGAGCCTAAACTCAGCGTCTCGTTCGTGCTGGGAGACGGTAGCGCCCGGCACATGCAGCGGGACCAGGCGGAGCCTCTGGGTCGGGCACTCGTTCGCATTGCCAACAACGCTGGCAAAGGCCACGCCAAGGCGGCCAAGAAAAGCAAGAAGGCGCGGGCCGAGGCTGAAGCCGGCGCTTCTCTGCCGCCCCCGCTGCCTCCCACGGTGTGCCTCTTCTCTCAGGACGGCGAGGCCGTGGCCGAGGACGTGCCCAACGCAGAGGCCTGGCAGGATGGGGCCGTGTTGCAAATAGGCGAGGCCCGCTACCGCGTGGAGCGCAACCCGCCGGCCCTGACGGAGCTCCAGCTCCCGCGATCGCTCCTGGCCGGCTTCCCCGTGTGCCCCAAGGTCCGCACGGAGTTCGGCTCTCCCCACGACTGCCTCTTCCGCTGGTACCAGGAGCAGAAAGCCGAGCCGGCCGTGGGGTCGGCGGCGTTGGGAGACGAAGGGGGCGGTTGGGTGGAAGCTTCGGGCGGCGCCGAGCGCGTCTTCACGCCGAGCAACGCGCACATCGGGCGGCGCCTCAAGCTCGTCTGCACCCCGGGCAACAGCCAACGGCGTTACGGACTGGCCCGAGAGATGGAGAGCAGCGGCCCGGTGGAGGCCGGGCCGGGCGCCTGCACTTTCGACGCCCGGCACCTCTACACCAAGAAAGTGACCGGGCCGGGCCTCATCCGCACCGTCACCTACAATATCCTGGCTGACATTTACGCCCAGACCGAGCTGTCCCGAACCGTACTCTATCCGTACTGCGCTCCTTACTCTCTGGAGCTCGACTACCGGCAAAACCTGCTGAAGAAGGAGTTGGTCGGCTACAGCGCCGACATCATCTGCCTGCAAGAGGTGGACAAGTCGGTCTTCACCGACAGTCTGGGCCCTGCGCTTGATGCCTTCGGCCTAGAGGGTCTCTTCAAGCTCAAAGAGAAGCAGCATGAGGGTCTGGCCATTTTTTACCGAAGAGACAAGTTCAGTCTTCTCAGTCAGCATGACATTGCCTTAAACCAGGCACTGCTTGAAGATCCCCTGCACAGAGAACTGCGAGACAAGCTGGCCCCTTATCCTGAGGTGCAGGACAAAGTGCAGCAGAGGTCATCTGTGCTGCAG GTTTCTGTTCTTCAGTCTACAAGTGATTCTTCAAGAAAGATTTGTGTTGCCAACACTCACCTGTACTGGCACCCAAAAG GTGGAAACATCCGTCTAATCCAAGCTGCAGTAGCATTGTCTCATATTAGGCATGTAACGCATGACATATATCCTACTACTCCTGTCATATTCTGTGGAGATTTTAATAGCACACCATCAAGTGGAACATACAGTTTCATCAGTTGTGGCAGTATTGCTGAAGATCATGAGGATTGGGGCTCAAATGGAGAAGAGCAACGGTGCACTGTGTCTTTAGCTCATCCGTTCAGACTGAAAAGTGGTTGTGGAGAACCAGCCTACACTAATTATGTTGGAGGCTTTCATGGATGTTTGGACTACATTTTCATTGATGCAGATGCTTTGGAGGTTGAACAAGTAATTCCATTGCCAAGTCATGAAGAAGTAACCACTCATCAGGCCTTACCAAGTGTTTCACATCCTTCAGATCATATAGCACTAATATGTGATTTAAAGTGGAAGTAG